CCTATAGTAGATAGAATACGCGAGTTAACAGATGTAGTTTGGGGAGCACAACGACGTGCAGAGAAACTTCCTGATAATTCATCTAATCCATTAATTGATAATGAAAGCTAAAACACCAAAGAAATCCCAGCTTTTGTCAAAGCCGAGTGTTTATTTCTCTTTTCGGAAAACGCCCGAAACTGTTTGAGCGTAAAGAAATGACCTAAACGGTCATTTTAGCGAGTTTTGCAGGGCAGAAAAGAGAAATAATAAGCGAGGGTAGCTTTGCCTTTGACAATACGGCTGGTGGCTTTTTCTCAAAGAGAGTGCAAGCACAAGTCTTACTTTTTGCCACCAAAAAGTGAGAAAGCGAAGAACTTGTTCTTCAAGAGAATACTTAAAATTTAAATAGGACAAATATATTTATACAATATCCCCATCAACTACAACATTTCTCCCATTATTTTTAGCCATATAAAGTCTTTTATCAGCTCTTGCAATAAGTTCATCCATGTTATTGTCCTCTTTTCTTAAAGAAGAGACACCACAACTAACAGTAAAGCAAATAGTAGAATCCTTTGTTTTAACTTGAAAAGTTTCCACCTCTTTTCTTATCTCTTCTGCTATGATAAAAGCATCTTTATGAGTTGTTGAGGGAAGTAAGATTACAAACTCTTCTCCACCTATTCTTGCAACTATATCCGAGTTTCTTCTATCTTTTTTAAGGATTTTTGAAAAAGCTTTTATAACTTCATCTCCTTCTTTATGCCCGTAAGTATCATTTATAGCTTTAAATTTATCTATATCAAAAAGTAAAACACTTATAGTCGTATTCTCTCTTTTAGCAAGGCTTATTAGTCTATTACTTATCTCAAAAAGTGGACGTCTATTTAAAAGGTCTGATAGGAAGTCTTTATTCGCAAGTATTTCTAATTTCTTTTTTGATTCTTCTAACTCTTTTGTTCTTTTCTTTACATTTATTTCTAGGTTATCTTTTGCTTTTTGCATGATAATAAATTTTTCTTTTTCTAAGATTTTGATTCTATATGCTAAAGCTAAAGAGAATAGAATCATCTCTATAAAAGAACCCACCATTATCCCATGTCTTGAATAAAAGTTATACTCCAAAAATCCATAAGATGATAGTGAAAAAAGTGTGCTCATAGATAAAAACCCCACTTGAGCCAAAAGATAAAAAATAGCTATTATATTTCCATTTTTGTAACTTTTATACCCCATATAAAGAAGAAAAGGCAAGACAAAAGTTGTAGTTGCATTCATAACTAGAATTGAAGGTTTAAATGCAAAAATACTACAAATAGCTAGAAATATATAAAAGCTTCCTATGAAATTTAATACATAGTAATATTTTTTAGACATAGTTCTTATATCTAAGATATGGTTTGTAAAGAGAGTTAAAAATGCAACCAAAAGAGGAATACTAGCTCCTACAAAATAGTAAGATTGAGTATTTAAAAATGTATCAAAAGGGTATATCCCACTCATGGAAGTTTGCCATGATATAAAAGATAAAGAATATAAAACATAAAAGATATATGAGATATCTCTTGTATAAAAAAATATCATTAAGTTATATAAAGCAAGTGAAAGTAATGAGCCAATTAAAAATGCATAAATAGTTGTATATTCTCGTTCAAATGTATTGAGTGCATTTTTATCATAAATTTGAAATGAATTAAACATTGGATACAAAGAGCTTATTTTTATATATATTGTTTTTGTTTCATCTTTTTTTAAATCAAACTCTATAAATGGTCTTTCTAAATAATTCTTTTGACCCTCTTTAAAATATCCCACACCATCTTTTTTGTATTTTATCATTTTGTTATTTGAGTATATGTAAAAGTCAATTTTATCCATAATACTTTCTGTTAGTTTTAAATATCTTTGGATAGTTTGGGGACTTGTATTTTTTATGGTAAGTTTGTACCAAAAGGTAGAATTTGTAAATCCATTACTTATGTTGTTATTAACTTCTTTGAATTTTTTTATTGATCTTATATCTTTAATAGTTAAACTTGAAGTTTTATCTTCATAAGTAGAGATTTTAAACTTTTCTATTGTTGAATTATTATCTATTATTAGAGTATGCTCTGCAAATAAAGTAGTAAAAAAAAAGATAAGTAGTAAAAGGTATTTAATCAACTTTAGGCCTAAGATTTATAGTGAAAATAAATTTTATCTAAAAAACAATTTTATTTGGTTTCATTTATGATTACAAATTAATTAAGTACTTCATTTTTATGAAGAATTGGTTTCTTTGTAACATATAAAATTTAAATTTAAACAAAAAACAAATATCTTTTGATAAACTATTTGATTAAAATTTATTAATTATAAGAGGCAATAAATGTTTACAGAAATTATTAAACCTAGATTTTTAGAAACAGATGCACTAGGGCATATAAATAATAATACTTATGGAGTGTGGTTTGAAGCTGCAAGGGATGAGATATTTCGTATCTTTATGCCAAAAGCAAACGTAAAAGAATGGAATC
This portion of the Arcobacter nitrofigilis DSM 7299 genome encodes:
- a CDS encoding sensor domain-containing diguanylate cyclase — translated: MIKYLLLLIFFFTTLFAEHTLIIDNNSTIEKFKISTYEDKTSSLTIKDIRSIKKFKEVNNNISNGFTNSTFWYKLTIKNTSPQTIQRYLKLTESIMDKIDFYIYSNNKMIKYKKDGVGYFKEGQKNYLERPFIEFDLKKDETKTIYIKISSLYPMFNSFQIYDKNALNTFEREYTTIYAFLIGSLLSLALYNLMIFFYTRDISYIFYVLYSLSFISWQTSMSGIYPFDTFLNTQSYYFVGASIPLLVAFLTLFTNHILDIRTMSKKYYYVLNFIGSFYIFLAICSIFAFKPSILVMNATTTFVLPFLLYMGYKSYKNGNIIAIFYLLAQVGFLSMSTLFSLSSYGFLEYNFYSRHGIMVGSFIEMILFSLALAYRIKILEKEKFIIMQKAKDNLEINVKKRTKELEESKKKLEILANKDFLSDLLNRRPLFEISNRLISLAKRENTTISVLLFDIDKFKAINDTYGHKEGDEVIKAFSKILKKDRRNSDIVARIGGEEFVILLPSTTHKDAFIIAEEIRKEVETFQVKTKDSTICFTVSCGVSSLRKEDNNMDELIARADKRLYMAKNNGRNVVVDGDIV